CTTTATAATTTCATAAGTTATGGTTTCTCCAGTTCTAATGGTGCATAATACTAGTATTTGGCCTTGGCAATTTGATACTGGATCTGTATACACTCGTACATGTAATTACGTATCATTTACTAGTTCAAGTTGCGAATGTCATGATTTCTGCAAGGATTCAATGATGGGCAGAGAGAAGGTTAATTTTCAGTAGAGCGCCCATGATGATTTGTTTCAGTGATGGTGGTAGTTCTGATACTTACCTGAAAAAAGGATAGGGTCGAcacttactttttatcaaatcaAACAGATGAATGGGTTGGAAAAGCCAAGCACTTCTAAGATTGGTTTTTATTACAGCCTTGCTGCGAAGATGGCAATGACGCTTTCTTCCAAAGCTCAATGGACCATGTGGAACGCTAGTTCACTTAAATTATTATACTAGAAGACTGCTTGGCTCAATTTCAGCTTATTCAGGCATCATCCAGTATTTAGGATCTCGGTAACTTCTTCGcgctctccctccctttctctagggggaaaaaaaaaaatcatcttattCAAGATCTCCGGCCTCCATTCTCCATATGAATTGCCTAAATCCAGAATGACTTGTTTGAAGGTATTAGATTCCATTTGGAGGATGGTAGAGTGGCAGACTTGCCTGGTTTTCAGATATCCGGAATATCCGTGTCAAATGTTCGATGTTGCCCTCCAAGATATTTGAACAAAGCAAGTCCACTCCAGTTTGTCTAGGAAAAAAGAAACTAAATCCCAAAAGAAATGTTAACTCCGAACaagatatttttaattttcatttgcACAAAATACTTTGGAAAGCAAACTACCCCCAAGTCATGATAGATCCACATTTCCAATTTACTTCGATTGACCATCCATAATTATGTGTAAAAGAAACCGTTCTCTTCTTAAGATCCAGTCCAAACTTTGAAAAAGAGTTCGTGAGTCTATTGCGATACTGACGTTGAACACCCAAGCGAGACCAGCTAATTCCCCCATATAACTGAATTGCTCAGGTTTGCCGAGTCTATAGATTTCTAGTGCAGATCTCACTATAGATGAGAATCGACTTTCCAACACTACAAACCAATGAAATTTTTTACTGTTCGATGGAATTGTTCCCAACTTTCCAGCACGAACCCCCTCAAATGCCAGATGAGGTgtcttttcaaattttcaacCCTCACCAACCCCTTATCTCAGTTTGAAAAGCCCTCACCAACCCCTGAAATGTGAAACATTATGAACCGAAGCACGCATTCCAAAAGGAAGACCTGAAAAAGCTGGTATAATCGAGAATTTTAGGAAGCAACTGGGGAACCCACATTTAAGCCCCGTCGATCCCCACGCATTTCTAGTCTACTTGACAACCAGATAGATACCTTGTTGCCCTTGTTCCGGGGAGGCTGACGGGTAGAAGTTCTACTACAGCTTAAGCCAAAGGTTATATATACCCCCAagcagaagttttttttttggtacaacgatgGCTCATATGTGACGGATATGAATATGGTTAATAAAATCAGAAAGCAAAATACTATATAAAGACTCTGGCACCGGCCTATAGTCTGCCCAAGTGAAATCTCTCGAGTGGTGAGCTATGTAGGAGTAAATGGGTTCGCATGGTATTACGTGACATATGCCTGGTATCAAGCACTCACACTGGTAGGTCTGGGAGAAGATGTCGCGTGTTTCATGTGCATGTCTTGGAGAATCATGGAAGCAGTCTGCCTCGCTAGTCCAAGGTTTATCTTTTCATAAAAATTCTCCAAGCCCTTACTCATAATTACAAAAATTCTTATAATTACAAGAATTTTCTACAACGTAGGTTGTAGAGAATTATAGTGAAGAAGATTTGGAGGAATAGGGTCTCAAAGTTGAAATTATGTGTGTTTATTCATGTTCCTTGGTATGAAATGGTGGTGAGTTAGTTTATTCTTCTGATCCTGTCACATATGGTGAGAAAAATAGGCTGCATGCATGAAAGAGGCAAAAATTATTTTAGGAGAGACTGCATGGTTTCTCCCACGCAGATTCCGAACACTGATGATAGTTTCTCGTCTCCTTGCACGAATATTCAGGTGCAAATATCTGGGAACTTGCACGTAGAGCTTGGAGAATATCCACTTGACAAGAAGCCGAGAAGATTGAGACCAGGGATTTCCTTGGTGGTTCATGCTCTCAAGACTTGTTCGATTGGGAGGGAAAAAAATCTCactacaatatttttttaaaaaaattgataattaaatatataatgtctaaaaaaataatttttatatatttgattgATCATAGAAAAATAGCACATTTCAGAATAGTTtatatttaattgagaatttacttttcttaaaaaattatataaaatatgtattatacttttaataaagagaaaaattttatctcattctatctaaaaggttaaagatattttgaaaaaaaaaatctcaattttCAGCAAATGAAAATCGAACTTTTCCATattctacatatatttttttataaaatataaaaattttattctcataaaaaagctattttttgtttttttttaaatctccAACTAAATATAAAGTATTTCTCGATCTATTTTTTTCGTTgaccctatttttttttctcctctcccTCCGGACCAAACGATTCTTTAATCTTTGGATGATTTGGTCCGAGAGTGGTTGATACCAACTCCTTTGTCCAaggtttattttttaataagaatTTGGTGGCAACAACCCACCTTACTCATAATTAAGAATTCAGTAGGGCCCGGGATAGCAACCAGCAGTTACACTGATAATTAAGTTCAGAATTTGTTATTGTAAGTTGCCCTTGGAGCTAATTGTTTGGGCTGATTGCAAACACACTGAAGTTTGCAATGCTCCTGAATTTTCCTTGCAGTGTCATCATGGTCACATTTCAAGGAAACTCCTTTTTGCTGCATCTCACTTTCATTCAGATCCATATTCTGGAAAATAATGACCCTGTCATGTTGTCTCTGAGGTCTTTGgactttatctctttttttcttttgccttattttttttatcctctTGGTGTTTGGTGCCCTGGTCAACGATTGGTAGATCTCTATCTAATTTCCCAGAAGCTTAAGCACACCAACTTCCCAGGTCAGCCacctaaattttttaaaatttgagaCCCAGTCCACTCATGGTGTGATTTATTTCTAAAAGCCACCTAATTTAAGTTTGAGTAGCATCATCTTTGGACAAGAATAGATAAATTTGcttcttatttattttagatcAGTGGAGACTTAAACCCATTAAACCCCCCCGGTCTAAACAAGGCTTTAGACTCGAACCCATCCTACCTTGCTAAAAAAGCCCAGGCTCCGTGTAAACTGAGTCAAGATGATGGAATTGGAGCTTATTGAAATCCCAGGTTGAAGAGAGGGCTGACATATCTCATCCAAATATGTTTTTTATCCACTAGATTAGGGCTGAAATTGGATCACAAAATtgatatatctattttttatatttattttatttgacgaATACTGATATAGATATTAGTtgcatgtaaaaatttatattcttatttgttttaaacAGATACGGATGTAGATCGGATACTGaaagtatagatataaatatagatgTAAATCGGATAGTTAAACTTTATGACCTGaaatcaaagatattactaagaagatgataaatcaagttaattatatattaatataattatatatatttttaaaattttataatgttatataaaattaaatagagttataaatataattgaatatttgaatacagatattcatttttttttgatggatatggatatgaagACACATATTAGTGGAATACTCAATTTTCTATCAAcatttgcataaattcatatatgAAAATGAATTTGGATAGATACTGTCCGATCCACTTTCACCCATGCACTAGATTCACATTATAAATCTAAAATTCTATATTTGCACCGGATTACATTGTTGGAGAAGGCCTATTAGCTTTTAAAAATCTCTTAGTTTAATATTGCTATTTGGTCTCAATTATTTAATAATAGATAATCAGTGGACGAGATAATGCAACTCTTTGTTTGCATGAATCTTCTGTGGCATCCATTGtagataaaaattaaaacatttcGGCTTAAAAGACCAAATTATTTGGATGTATGAGGTTAGaacttatttttaaaataaattttatttcgtTTTATATCTAAGATGAGATTAtccttaaaatattaaaattttgaattcaatatattattaataaacCAACATACATTGTCTCGCGTCGACCGCtgaccaaatttttttttatttctctctaTTCTTTCCACACCGGAAGAAGCTTTGgcattttagcaaaaaaaaaaaagaagctttgGCCCAACGGGTTCGTTGCTTGTACGGTAATTTATATATTGGCATGCCTCGCCTAAAGagcgagaaagagagaaggggaatTGAATCCAAGAGAGTGCGACGGAGATTAGAGGAATGGAGAAAGCCATCAACAGGCAAAGTGTCCTTCTCCAGCATCTCCGTCCCTCCTCCGACTTTGGCGATCGTCCAGCGCTCTCTGTTCGTACCTCGATGACAAGTTTTTGCTTTATTGATTGATTTCAGTTAGAATTCGTAGAGAAAAAGATTTGATTCGGTGGTTTCCTCTGgaaaaaagtttttttcttttttgagtatTTCTCTGTTTCTTGACTCGAATCGGAATTGGTTGTTTCTTGACAGGCTTCGATCTGTGCTGCTGGGGACAGCGCAGCGTACCAGAGGAGTTCTTGCTTCGGAGACGATGTTGTTATCGTCGCGTAAGAATTCCTTCTTGTTGATTTCGATCTCTTTCATTTCTACGGCTGGCATTTAGTCCCTATAGAGATGTTCTTGGATCGGTTTAGGCATGgtcttttgctttctttttaataaggttttttttttttttttttttgcatgaatacccttttaaaaattcaaatttgtgtgCATACCctcttcaaatttatatttatttctgtaccctcataaaacactgtttttgcacaaatgcccctaatataatggttcttctaacaccgttaataaaaatcatatttattttaatttaaataaaataaaattttgaaattattttttgtcctccattgggatcgtcttataaatatattttttttgcacatctacccattaagaatattttagtcattttaatttgaaaccgttaattttttaatgatgTTAGATGGCGtgtgtacatatgcaaaaataagaataaaaaaaaagataaaatagcaaaacaagtattttacgagggtatacatgcaaatattaaatttcggagggtatttatgcaaaattcgatatttaggaaggtattaatgcaaaaaaaaacattttaattttcaaaaaagattttggtttttaaagaaaaccctcTTCTTTGTTTCTGTCTTTGGTCCCCTTTCCCTTGTAGTTAGTGAAATCATTTGTCGATTGATCACTCTGTGTTCGTTATGTATGTATAATTCTTTGTGTGATCAGTCGTTTGAAGCCCGTTCTTCCCGAATAAAATGGACAAGTATTAGAGCTGAAATAAGTTATATATTTAGCTACAATTCTCTTTTTCCTCCCTTACTCTTATTGTTATAATCTGTTGATACTCAGGTTTCAATAGTGCCATAATCCCATGATAATCGCACTCTTTGAAACTATTATTGACTGCTATAATAATGGCGGTTATTTGTGCAGATTACTTGCACGAGATCATTTTGAGATAAATTAATTACTATAATAATGGCTGTTATTTTCTGTTATATATGTGACAGAACAAAAAACCTTATTTACCTAAATGACTTGTCATCAAATAAAAATTACATTTTCCAGCTAGGACAGAGAtttgttatttttaaaaaagagttTATTTAGGTTAACAATGCAAATTTTATTCCAAGGATGTTATTCCCGTTATATAACAGCTGTTATAACTAAGAAAATGGCTGCCAAGATAATGGCTGCTAGTTAAATTCCCATTATGAATATATATAATGTAATAGATCTCCTTTGAAACCATTTTAACAGTCAGTATCTTGAACCTTATTACTGTTTGGAGCTTGGTTGCTTAACATAAATCACTTTGGAAATAGAAAcctttttcatatatttttgaTGTGCGAAAAAGTGcctggttctctctctctctctctctctctcacacacacacacacacacacagaggagAAAAACTGAAAAGCAGTTACTTCCATAAGATGAAAAATGGTTAGAAAAAAATTGTGACCTGTTTTGAATAACATTAGCAGCAACACgattattttcttttacatGTTTGGAGTGTACACATTCTTATAGAACAACAAGGTTGCATTCTACCAAAAGAACACATGTGGGGAACTTATCAAAGAGGTTTTACAAGATTAAATGATAAAAATATGCTGATGCCTTTTAGAGTATTGCTATTCAAATCTTAATCTTGAGTGCAAGCTCACAATACTAATACTAACCTAACAGCACCATATATTCTGCCCATGTTACCTCAAGAAGCTTTGTTGGTATTTGGTTTGAAGAAAGTCTCATGAGGTATCACTTAACACTGGAATTGGTTCGAGAATATAAAATCCAGCTTGGCTTGCTTAAGTGGAATAAGTTGGAGGGAATGAAGGAGGGTTAAACTATTCACCTTTTCATAAAGTAAATATTTCTAGGTTAAGTGGAATACATGGattaggagaaaaaaaaagcatttaTCCTGTACCTATTCTGCCCTTATGAAATAATGATTAAAGCTAGGTGGTCAAGTGATTGTTTGGCTAAATAAATTGGTACTAATGGGTCAAGATATTTTATTCCATCTAATTCCGCAACCAAATGCAGCCTAAGAATGTAACATAGGAGGATGAAGTTACCCCTCAAAACTGTTTCAAACAGGAATGATGGTTTACCAGACTGGCCCATGACCTATCAAGTCAGACCTCGTTTTGGTTGGGCTTGGGTATACAAGGTTAGGGTTCTCACCAGGCAAGATGCAAAATTTGAGCTTGAGATCATCTTCACATAGGTATAAGCTGCCCTAGACCTGATTTCTGGGATTTCTGAATTTGGCCCAATTTAGGCCAAAGTATATCTTGAGCTTAGTTCGATACTTTTTTTTGGTGCCCCTGCAAAATTCAGTCGGTTTTCTGTTGCTAATTTAGTCCGAGCCCTATAAGTAGTTACCTGCACACATTTTGCAGTATGAAGTATCCAACACTTAAATCTTCATCATGTACATGACAAAGGAGCACTAATATATAATATGTATGCAAATTGACACACATGCAGGCATATGCTCTCTAAGCAACTCGGTCAACAAGTGTGATGTTGTTTGGTAAACATTATGTTTTTTGCCACAtactaaaaaagaaaaggggaaatTCTGAGGTAATTCACTAGATGTGTTCAGACACTTTGTGTTTTACGATATTTGGCGcttgaaactttttttttttttgatggcatGAAATGGTTGATAGTTGAAGTGCCATTACTTGCATATAAGTACCCTTTACCTGGATGCTTGAATAATCTGTGCCAACTGCCAAGTGCTGGTTCCTCATGTTGCCATAAACAAGACACTTGAATTATAGAGACTTATGGAGTTCGTGCACTGTGGTGGGTCCAGTTAATGCCGGTGGCATACGTTTTTCTGTCTGTTAGCAAGCCTATGTTAAACTACCACCATAAGAAATTTCTATTCAAAATCTCTTTCTTTCAGATGTCCATCAAAATGAGAATGTATTTTTCAGATTATGATACATTGAAACAATATTAGCTTTTCATAATAAGGTGGAGGAAAATATCAGTAGTGATACCAAGATGTTGCCTTTGGAAGCCATCTAAACCCAGTCGTACACCCATGCATTGATTTTATCATGTTTGAAAGAACACATGAATAGATGTAGGTGGTTCAATATTATAATTTGGTTTCCATGACAGCAATTGCACCTCAGACATGAAGAATCTTGTAACTCTGGATTTGGGAGCCTGCAAGGATTAAGCTTGTATAAGCTTGTCAAAAGAAATAAAGTGACATTAATGGAAAAGTGAACCAAACCAAATTCCTTTTTTCTTGTTGATATATTGCTAGTATAGCAGATTAGTACCCATCGTATGTTGACATTTTTCTGATGTATAATTATTTGTTATATTGTGGCATTTGTtgatgtatttttttatttgtactTCTTCTGTCTTGTCTAGATGAATCTGTGGTATATCTTCCTTATGCTCTATTGTGGTTTATCTATGTCAAACAGTGCTTGTCGGACTGCAATTTGCAAGTCCAATCGAGGGGGCTTTAGGAATACACACCCTGAAGACCTGTTAGCACCTGTTCTTAAGGTTTGTAAATTTTCAAATTCTTGTTGGCAGAAAATGTGCTGGCAATCAAATTGATCAAGATCTAGTAAAGTAAAATATTGGACTTTTAGTAAAAGACCTAAATCCGGAAGTGATCTTAAAAACCAATTGCGTTCTGGGAAAGGACTTCCTTTTGAAAAGTGACGCTTTGCGTCTTCGCTTCCGAGGGTTAGGGTCAAGGGCCGTTATCTTATTTTGCTTCACTTTATGCAATCCTTGACGAATTTTCTGTTGTAGGCATTGTTGGATAAGACCAAACTAAATCCAAGTGAAGTTGGTGATATTGTTGTCGGTACTGTATTGGCACCTGGATCCCAAAGAGCAATTGAATGCAGGATGGCGGCATTTTATGCTGGTTTCCCTGGTATTTTCTACTCCTTGATATTGTTGTATTTTCCCTGGTATTGGTATTTCTTACAGTATCCTGCACCTTACACTGCCTTTGTGGATAAAACAGAAACTGTGCCTCTCAGAACTGTGAACCGGCAATGTTCTTCTGGACTTCAGGCTGTTGCTGATATTGCCGCTGCTATTAAATCTGGGTTTTATGAGATTGGTAGGAATTTATTGTGGTTTGCCTTGTTCTCATGTTTTTGGACTAAACTATTGGTCTTAATAGTTTTATATTATCAATGCAGGTATTGCGGCTGGGATGGAATCTATGACTGTAGATAAAATTCGTTGGATTGGTCCAGCTAATCCTAGAGTATGTTCTGTATACCTGAAGCTTCTTAAATGCTCGCTGTAAAATAAGACATTACTGGAGATCCTTTTGCATCAAACTCGACTTGTTATGCTGTAGGCAGAGATGTTTGCACAAGCCCGAGACTGCCTTCTTCCCATGGGCATGACTTCTGAGATTGTTGCAGAGCGTTATGGCATAACACGACAGGAGCAAGATCAAGCTGCTGTGAGTTCTGCGGATGTCTATTTCTTGATCTTGTGTGGCGTACATATGTTAACTTCATTtatatatctatttatttatttattttgttctgTTGCCTTTTGCTCTGTTTAGGTTGAATCTCATAGGCGGGCGGCTGCAGCAAATGCTGCTGGTAAATTTAAGGAAGAAATCATTCCCGTAACCACAAAGGTGAAATTAATGCAGCGAGATCCTCCTATTTGTCCTtttttgagttatatgattaaCTTATAAGAGGTTTTACAATTATTTAGTATTAAAAGAAAGGgaatttttttgcatatattccCCTCAAAAACCCTTTAATGTGTATTTAGCCTTCAAAGTTGGTATTGCATATATACGCCTCTAAAACTCTAACATTTGCATATATACACTTCCTTATATTTTGCTTTCAATTCAAGATTATCATGCTATCTAAGATGTTAACTTAGTTTGCCCATTTACTACTTTTCCCTGGATGACATATTTATTTGAAATTTGAGGTGAATATCTAAAATTTTGTGCTAATAACTTATACGTGCTTTCTAAAAGTAGCTTATCACTTTTTGAGAAGTGTACATGCAAAAACTGAAAGGACAGAATGCTAAAATAATATCACGATATTACTTCTCGTTTGTAGGATTTTATCTTAACACTGGGGatatttataattttctttatCTTTGGAGGGGCTTACGTGCAATGGAAGGGCACATATGCCAATTCTGCACCTTTGGGTGGAGTTATAATACTTACATTGGTATTTTGTCAGTATCAATGGCATGCACCAATGTAAGTATTATAACTCAGAAAAGATGCAACTATTTGCTTGTTTTTAGTGCATTGATGGCTTGGGCCAAACGACAAAAAATTACCCCAtgtctagaaaactatctagtTTAATACAAAGGGGTAAATTTTTCATTTGTTGGTAGGAGTAGCTGACAAAGTTGCTTTGATGGGAGCGTTTTAACTCCCACCCCAAGTATATATGTGTCTCTGTGTGCACGCGTGTGCATATttacacatatatacatgtatacatacataaatacatagaaagagagagagagagagagagagagagagagatggacttTACTTCTCTCTAGAGGAGAAGGTATCTACTCCTCTGAACTCCAAAATCAATAATGGGGCATTAAATGGAAAATCTACACCATTGATCATGATCTATGCCTCTAAAAATACCTAAAATTCAAACATCACATATTTTGATGGTCTATAACCTATATGTCATGGTACCTAACCTATGTATCATGTGGACACAAAAATGGACAGGGAAATTATATTGAAAATTCATAGTCTTCGGTCCCTAGGTATTTTATGTAACTTAGATGGTGTGGAATTTGATTTTGGGTGGTCCATCAGTGATTTTCATTAGGAAGCATTTGAGGCCAAATGCTCTTAGAAACATTCTAGCTTAACTATATACATAATTTTCACTTTCTTAAGGATAAATGGGCAACTAAATACTTTTGCAGGGCATACATGCAAAGTTCCCAGAGAGGAAAGAACactaagaaaatataaataattcaaTCAATTAAAGAAGTGCTTTTGCTATCAATTGTTGTAATAAATTTGGGggtaaaataagaaaaatctcTGAGTTGTTgctgaaaataatattaaacaaaaatGTGTTTATGTTCCCTTCAAATTATTTAAAcgtcttttttttgttcttcttgttGTTTATTTTCTAAATATTGGTGTTATAACTGTTATGTGAAGATTATAGACCCAAAAACTGGAGAGGAAAAGCAAGTCATAATTTCTGTTGATGATGGAATTCGGCCAGACACATCAATGTCTGTTCTTGCAAAACTTAAACCAGCGTTTAAGAAGGATGGGAGCACAACTGCTGGTATTAGAGGCATCTTGTGTGAATTTTCAGAAGTATAGCTAATTCTTAGCCTATGGATATTAACCTTGGTCGTGTATCTTCAGGCAATGCTAGTCAAGTGAGTGATGGCGCTGGAGCAGTGCTTCTCATGAGAAGAGATGTTGCAATGAAAAAGGGACTCCCCATACTTGGAGTATTCAGGTTAAACATTCCCATTTATACATAAACATTTCCAATATGTTATAAGATAGTTATTTGTCTAACAAGATTTCCTTGTAATGTTGGAACGCTTGATTTCAAAATCTGTATTTGTCTATTCTCTTAGCATAGTCATCCATAACTAGATCACTTGGAACTTGCTTTTGTGgttgggccaataactgttcTTTCTTTTGGCTACTATGTTCTTGGGTTTCTTGACTAATTATCAGGGGTCTTGCCCATGAAGCATACATTTACAGAACTATGATATAAGTTTTGAACTTTTTGGCATGTGTATCAGCAAACCTTGTACTTCTTGTTGGTGATGTGCTGCCCAAAGCTGACATTAGTTATTGTAATTGGGAATTTGGCATGATTTTAGAAGCCTTATTTTGCATTCAGCTGATTACATGTATTAAATGGGTTACTTATGGCAAGGTAGTGTATTATAATTTAAGTGAGAtcagttttattaaaaaaaatatatatgtactgACCTGATTAGGAGCTTTGCTGCGGTTGGAGTGGATCCTGCTGTAATGGGAATAGGCCCTGCTGTTGCAATACCTGCTGCAGTGAATGCTGCCGGTCTTCAAACCGATGATATTGACCTTTTTGAAATTAATGAGGTAATGGTTTAAGGTCAACTTCTCTAACTTATTTCCTTTTGACTTTATGTTAAAGgaaaatatgcaaaattgtAAAAAAGTTGTTTTCTTTTATCTAGGCATTTGCCTCCCAATTTGTGTATTGCTGCAAGAAGCTGGAGCTAGATCCTTCAAAAGTAAATGTTAATGGTGGTGCTCTTTCTCTTGGGCATCCATTGGGTGATACAGGTATTTATTATAGATCATTTTGTATAATTCAGTATTGTGTATATAACATGCAACTATGGCTTTAAGCAAGCTTGAAAATCAACATCTGAACTAAATCATGCACTGTATTCATTGCATGCTGACATTTTTTGACAAAAAAGGAGCCACATAATAACTGTACTTCACGACAGTCTACTCTATGGAAAAGTTGTCTAAAGATATTTTAAGCAATAATAAATTCTTACAGATCTAATGGTTTGAGACTACAATATGGGGTAGAATTGCTGTTGAAATCTTATGTTTCATTATTTACATCTTAGAAATGTAAAGTTAAAATCTTAACTAGATAAGCTTTTCATTTGATTAGCTGAACTACTTGATGTATAGTGAACTTCAGGTGCTTTAATCACTAATCACAAGGGAAAACTAGTGTTGTGTGAATAAAGGCAAATTTGCATTTTATGCAGTTCCTGGGATTTTGTTTCTCTgtcattacattataatatagGCATTTTATGACATTTAGTACATGCAAACAAACTTAATGCTATAATAAATAACACATATAGAATGGCAAAATATTAATTAATGGGCTATgcacttttttctttcttgtaaaAAGATAGCATATTGTATAGCATTGATTGATAGCATTAAAGCTTGCAATGTTTTGATCTGATTTAACAACTTGTCTGAATCTTTGAGGAACTTGTACCTTTGCAGTAATATTGTTGAGCATGACTTTTTGCATGATAATGCAACATGCGATGAAAATAGAAACATGCTGAATGAAATTACATTGAGATGACAATTTTAGGGGTTCATTGCTTTCTTTCTTAACCTGTTCGCTATAAAATTTCTAAGTCTGCAAATGGTCAGTATTGTTCTTTGGGCATCTGTTAATTTACTTTTCATGTGAACTTATTATTATGTTCTCCTAAAGTGTTTTTATTTGCATGAGTTCAAATATTCAGATTGCTTTTTTCTAATCGAACTCTTCAACATGCACTACTTTATCTGGCCATAAAGTTAATTTCAAatattctgatttatttgacACTATCTACTTGTAGATTTCTGCATAAATGTGCCCAGAAAGGAATAACACTTCCAGATTATGTGTAAACAATTCATTTTGGGTTGGATATCACTAGGATAAAATTCTTGCGAACCAGTTTGCCACTGAGTTGTCAAAAATAAGCATAAAAAAATGGTTCAGATATAATATATGGGAATAGATTCAAATTTTTGGTCCCAGACCAGATCTAATGGAAAGTATTTGAGTAGGAAGTATTTCATTTTGAAGTAATTCATATTTTTGGCACTTGTTTGATCACATTTTGAGGTCACTGTAGGAGCCAATTCATGCATGACCTACATGCGATCCATATGATTAGATGGCAGACCTAAAAACCCATTCCCACTCCTGTGGAATCGAATTTGGAATGAAATCAGGTCACTTTCTGTTTGCTTTGGGTTTGCATTCCTCTCAATCACATCAATGTGCTGCACAGGTTGCTTCTTGTTCTTGCAATATTATTATCTATATGGCTGTTTCCAACCTTTTGTCTCgctgaaaaacaaa
Above is a genomic segment from Phoenix dactylifera cultivar Barhee BC4 chromosome 2, palm_55x_up_171113_PBpolish2nd_filt_p, whole genome shotgun sequence containing:
- the LOC103717737 gene encoding 3-ketoacyl-CoA thiolase 2, peroxisomal-like; its protein translation is MEKAINRQSVLLQHLRPSSDFGDRPALSASICAAGDSAAYQRSSCFGDDVVIVAACRTAICKSNRGGFRNTHPEDLLAPVLKALLDKTKLNPSEVGDIVVGTVLAPGSQRAIECRMAAFYAGFPETVPLRTVNRQCSSGLQAVADIAAAIKSGFYEIGIAAGMESMTVDKIRWIGPANPRAEMFAQARDCLLPMGMTSEIVAERYGITRQEQDQAAVESHRRAAAANAAGKFKEEIIPVTTKIIDPKTGEEKQVIISVDDGIRPDTSMSVLAKLKPAFKKDGSTTAGNASQVSDGAGAVLLMRRDVAMKKGLPILGVFRSFAAVGVDPAVMGIGPAVAIPAAVNAAGLQTDDIDLFEINEAFASQFVYCCKKLELDPSKVNVNGGALSLGHPLGDTGARCVSTLLNEMKRRGKDCRFGVISMCIGSGMGAAAVFERGDVVDQLSNARRIRSNNLLSKDAM